The following nucleotide sequence is from Paenibacillus odorifer.
CAATATAACATTGAAAGCACGCCAACTCCAACAACTGCTTGCCCGATGAACGCACGTAGACGCGCCCAGCTGCGCAGCGCTGCATCCGTTTTGGCTACTTTTTTCTCATCTGCTTCATAGGTCTCCACGAACTGGCTTTGCCGTCCACTAATGACCCAATCGCCCATACCGAGAACGGCGTCAGTCAGCTTTTGATAGAGGCGATTACGCTCTACCTTCACTTCACGTTGACGTTTCTGGGTGAACAACAAAGAGATAAGCGGCAATACCACGACCAACACCAAAATATACAAAGCCATTAATAACGCAAAACCGATATCAAAGGTGCCCAACGCAATCACTGCAACCCCGTATATCAATAAAGCAATAACACTTGGAAATACAGTTCTCAGATATACATTTTGCAAATATTCGATGTCATCAGCTAACATCCCGAGAATATCCCCAGTACGGAAACGCGAAGACAGGAACAAGGCCTGTGGCTCCAAAATATTGTACAGGCGCACACGCATTTTAGAAAGAATCCGTAAAATGGTGTCATGCCCAATCAGCCGTTCCACGTAGTGAATGACTGCTCGGCTTGTTCCGAACGTACGTACACCAACAATCGGCACGTAGATCATCAGGATATTTTCGACCGGTGTAGACGCTTTTGAGATCAGAAATCCTGAAGTATACATCAATGAAGAGGCTGTAAAAATCGTCAACGCCCCAAGCACAATAATTAGTACAAACCGCCAAAAATACGACGATACATAGGGAGCAAACCATCCTTCACGTTTCAATGGATTCCCTCCAATTGCGACCCAATCAACTCATAATACGCACCCTTGCGGGCAAGTAACTCCTGATGGGTACCGATTTCTGCCACTTGGCCTTGCTTCATTACTACAATAATGTCCATATCTAGCATCCAGTGTAGGCGATGGGTAGCCAGAAAGACCAGCTTTCCTTCAAAAAGAGGCACCATCGTCTCCTTCAGCTCATATTCCGTTTCAATATCCAGATGTGCCGTTGGCTCATCTAGAAGCATAATTGGACGGCTGCTAAGCAGTGCCCGGGCTAATGCCACCCGTTGCTCCTGGCCACCGCTGAACGAACGGCCGCCGCCACCAATCATCTCATCTAAACCATGCGGAAGAGTATCCACCAGCCCCGATAAACCAGTAGCTTTCACTGCCTCGGCAACAGCTTCCATAGAAGCCTCAGGGTAATAAAAACATATATTATCCGCTAACGTGCCGCTAAAAATATACGGACGCTGCGGGATATATGAGGTCTGTTTTCGCCAAGCCTCATCCGTTAATGCACTAACCGTTGTACTGTTAACCGTGATACTTCCTGAGGTAGGGTGTAAGAAGCCCCCTAATATATCCACTAAAGTAGATTTACCGGCCCCGCTCTCTCCGATAATCCCAATTTTGCTAGCTCCTTTAAATTGCAGGTTCAGCGCTTCCAGCGAAGAAAGCCCTGCTTCCTCATACTTCACGCTAACGTCATTTAATGTGAGCACGCTATTCTCATGCCAAGTGAATATTTGTTCCGATGTTTTTGCTGCAGAACCGACAGATAGATTACCGTTAGGGCCGATTACTTCAGCCTTCACCTCATCTTGATCTATAATGCTCTTCATTGCTTCAGCGGCTTCTTTCCCATCCAAAGTAGCATGGAAATCTGAACCCACCAATCTGACAGGCAGGAAATATTCCGGAGCCAAGATTAGAATCGTTAAGCCCGTAACCAATGTCATCTGTTCATTTACAAGCCGTAAACCGAGGCTTACCGCTACAGATGCTACAGACAGCATAGTGAAGAAATCCAGGGCGAACGATGACAAAAAGGCCACTCGCAGCGTACGCATGGTCGCCGAGCGATAACGATCGCTGACCGTAGCAATGCTGTCGCTATGACTACGACTTCGTCCTAGAAATTTTAATGTTTCTAGCCCACGTAGTGAGTCTACAAAATGATTAGATAATGTGCGATATGATTTCAACTGCCGATCCATTTGCTTACGGGCCGTCATCCCAATCAAAATCATAAAAACAATAATAATCGGCATAGTTACCGTAAGAATAATCCCGCTCGTAGTGTCCATCGTAAAAACGTAAATAAGCACCAAGACCGGTGTAACAGACATCCCTACCATTCTAGGAATGATTGCTTCTAGATACGTGCGGAATTTAGTTACGCCTTCCAGCACTAGTGTAACAAGATCCCCGGTTCCACGCCCGCCCACCATTCTAGGGCCAAGCTGGAAGAGCTTGTCCATCATTTCCCTCCGCATAGTGCTGCCCGTTGCTTCCGCGAAGCGGTAAGAGACACGGCTCATCAGCATAGCACAAGCATGGCGCACAAGAAATGCAAGAAGGAACAATAGCGCAGTGCCCCATTGTTCCTTCAGAGGTTCTCCCGCAAATAGCGCAGAGATGACTTCTGCCAGCGATTTAGCCAGCAGAAGTATGGACAAGCTTTGCACCAGGGTAAGGAAGCCTACAATCAGAAAGACTGGCTTAACTCCTTTATACCCAAGCAAGTTTTTATCCATTAGTATTCAAGATGCTCCTTCTCGTGAACCCGTTTATGAAAGACAAAGTAACTCCAAATTTGATATCCCAATACGAACGGAAGGATGGTCAGTGCCACAATCGTCATTACCTTCAAAGAGTAATGGCCCGAAGCAGCATTAGTGATCGTCAAATTAAAAGCTTGATCAATTGAACTAATCATAACACGCGGGAACAATCCTACAAAGATAGAAGTTACCGAAAGCGCCATTACCGCTCCTGTCATTCCAAAAGCGTAGCCGTCCTTCTTCTTCGTCATGAAGTAACCGGACAGTACAAAGGCGATAACTCCCAGGGCTACAATAATCATAAGAACC
It contains:
- the cydD gene encoding thiol reductant ABC exporter subunit CydD; this translates as MDKNLLGYKGVKPVFLIVGFLTLVQSLSILLLAKSLAEVISALFAGEPLKEQWGTALLFLLAFLVRHACAMLMSRVSYRFAEATGSTMRREMMDKLFQLGPRMVGGRGTGDLVTLVLEGVTKFRTYLEAIIPRMVGMSVTPVLVLIYVFTMDTTSGIILTVTMPIIIVFMILIGMTARKQMDRQLKSYRTLSNHFVDSLRGLETLKFLGRSRSHSDSIATVSDRYRSATMRTLRVAFLSSFALDFFTMLSVASVAVSLGLRLVNEQMTLVTGLTILILAPEYFLPVRLVGSDFHATLDGKEAAEAMKSIIDQDEVKAEVIGPNGNLSVGSAAKTSEQIFTWHENSVLTLNDVSVKYEEAGLSSLEALNLQFKGASKIGIIGESGAGKSTLVDILGGFLHPTSGSITVNSTTVSALTDEAWRKQTSYIPQRPYIFSGTLADNICFYYPEASMEAVAEAVKATGLSGLVDTLPHGLDEMIGGGGRSFSGGQEQRVALARALLSSRPIMLLDEPTAHLDIETEYELKETMVPLFEGKLVFLATHRLHWMLDMDIIVVMKQGQVAEIGTHQELLARKGAYYELIGSQLEGIH